From one Solanum lycopersicum chromosome 12, SLM_r2.1 genomic stretch:
- the LOC101257147 gene encoding uncharacterized membrane protein At1g16860: MGSRFPSHQLSSGLYVSGRPEQPKEKTPTMSSAAMPYTGGDIKKSGELGKMFVTPADGSRSRKSGPINSNAPLRTGSFSGATSHSGQLNSGNRMTTGGAPGYVSMKKTNSGPLNKHGEPMKKSSGPQAGGGNVSSRQNSGPIPPILPTTGLITSGPLNSAGAPRKVSGPLDSTGSIKLQNYSVVNNQAVTRINQCDEYSFRKSFPKTIFWSIILLFLMGFIAGGFILAAVHNPILLVVVVVLFAIVSLVFTWNTCYGRKAIIGFISQYPDAELRTAKDGQFVKVSGVVTCGNVPLESSFQKVSRCVYTVTSLYEYRGWDSKSANPEHRRFSWGLRTLERHVSDFYISDFQSGLRALVKTGYGARVTPYVEESIVVDIDQSNRDMSPEFVRWLAERNLSSDDRIMRLKEGYIKEGSTVSVMGVVRRNDNVLMIVPPPEPLSTGCQWSKCILPASLEGIVLRCEDSSKIDVIPV, from the exons ATGGGTTCTCGATTCCCATCTCATCAGTTGAGTAGTGGCCTTTATGTATCTGGCCGGCCTGAGCAGCCAAAAGAAAAGACACCCACTATGAGCTCAGCTGCCATGCCTTATACTGGAGGGGATATTAAAAAGTCTGGAGAACTTGGAAAAATGTTTGTTACCCCAGCGGATGGCTCGAGGTCGCGGAAATCTGGACCGATCAACAGCAATGCGCCGTTGAGAACAGGGTCCTTTAGTGGTGCTACTTCTCATTCAGGTCAACTTAATTCAGGCAATCGAATGACTACTGGTGGTGCTCCTGGATATGTTTCTATGAAAAAGACCAACTCTGGGCCTTTGAATAAACATGGAGAGCCTATGAAGAAGTCCTCTGGTCCTCAAGCTGGAGGAGGTAATGTTTCGTCCCGCCAAAATTCCGGCCCTATTCCACCAATTCTCCCTACCACAGGCCTGATTACATCTGGTCCTCTAAATTCTGCTGGAGCTCCTCGTAAAGTGTCAGGTCCCTTGGATTCAACAGGGTCAATCAAGCTGCAAAATTATTCTGTAGTTAATAACCAAGCTGTTACTCGCATCAACCAATGTGATGAATACTCCTTCCGCAAGAGCTTCCCAAAGACAATATTTTGGTccatcattcttttatttttgatggGATTTATTGCTGGTGGCTTTATCCTTGCTGCTGTTCACAATCCCATTCTTCTCGTTGTTGTTGTGGTGCTCTTTGCTATAGTTAGTCTGGTGTTCACCTGGAATACTTGTTATGGAAGAAAAGCTATCATTGGTTTCATTTCTCAGTATCCAGATGCTGAGCTTAGAACTGCAAAAGATGGCCAATTTGTTAAAGTTTCTGGG GTAGTTACCTGTGGAAATGTCCCTCTTGAATCATCGTTTCAGAAGGTTTCTAGATGTGTATATACAGTCACAAGCTTATATGAGTACCGAGGGTGGGATTCAAAATCTGCCAACCCAGAACATCGTCGATTTTCTTGGGGTCTTCGTACGCTGGAG CGGCATGTCTCTGATTTCTATATCTCTGATTTCCAGTCTGGATTAAGGGCTTTGGTCAAAACTGGGTATGGTGCTAGAGTAACCCCTTATGTCGAAGAGTCTATTGTTGTGGATATTGATCAATCAAATAGGGACATGTCACCTGAATTTGTCAGATGGCTGGCAGAGAGAAATCTATCCAGTGATGACCGAATAATGCGATTGAAAGAAGG GTATATAAAAGAAGGTAGCACTGTGAGTGTAATGGGAGTTGTCCGACGGAACGATAACGTTCTTATGATTGTTCCCCCTCCCGAGCCACTTTCAACAGGGTGTCAGTGGTCTAAATGTATTCTTCCAGCGAGTCTGGAGGGTATCGTTTTGAGATGCGAGGACAGTTCAAAGATTGATGTGATTCCTGTGTAG